From one Solanum lycopersicum chromosome 12, SLM_r2.1 genomic stretch:
- the LOC101267382 gene encoding transmembrane E3 ubiquitin-protein ligase FLY2-like isoform X1: protein MGMAKRLYFLRFKRKKYGVLLRVLFSLWFILEGICPVMGVRPLRERYRSWGDEWLLVRKDENELGPFSAWNITGTYRGSWRFLDSTNSSSRFPDFRKSNGNSVLELISNPTKITGVHYIQGAIIFHDVFDNEHGVGAAQIRVEGVYIWPFRQLRMVAYSGKDGEFGQEDDYLLSNPYHLLGVFSSQIFQESSRDKIWKKKHSPFYEMEKNCNIEIAAQIARVSSSSNDAARDHYQLEGLIESPSVDADGDCFSPMLLNATSVNIEVYYNKAVNYTLMVTFISFLQVLLLIRQMEHSNTQSGAAKVSILMIGQQAIMDAYLCLLHLTAGILVESLFNAFATAAFFKFVVFSIFEMRYLLAIWKANRPMNSVEGWEAMRRELSVLYSRFYGILLGGLLFMYEFHKFLRPILLLLHSFWLPQIVTNVIRDSRKPLHPHYILGMTITRLAIPLYVFGCPHNFMRIEPDKNWCICLGVFIVLQASILLLQHYLGSRWFIPRQILPEKYNYYRRFDQGANHATDCVICMTAIDHTQRSNNCMVTPCDHFFHSGCLQRWMDIKMECPTCRRPLPPA from the exons ATGGGTATGGCaaaaagattatattttttgaggTTTAAGAGGAAAAAGTATGGAGTTTTGCTTAGAGTTCTTTTTAGTTTATGGTTCATCCTTGAAGGGATTTGCCCAGTAATGGGTGTCAGGCCTCTCAGAGAAAGATACCGTTCGTGGGGAGATGAG TGGCTTCTGGTAAGAAAGGATGAGAATGAATTGGGGCCTTTTTCTGCTTGGAATATAACAGGAACTTACAGAG GGTCTTGGAGGTTCCTAGATTCAACAAATAGCTCTTCCAGGTTTCCTGATTTTAGGAAGTCCAATGGCAACTCGGTCCTTGAATTGATAAGTAATCCAACAAAAATAACTGGTGTACATTATATTCAG GGTGCAATAATTTTCCATGATGTGTTTGACAATGAACATGGAGTTGGTGCTGCACAAATAAGGGTAGAAGGTGTATATATATGGCCATTTAGACAACTTCGAATGGTAGCTTACAG TGGCAAAGATGGTGAGTTTGGACAGGAAGACGATTATCTATTATCAAATCCATATCACTTG CTTGGAGTTTTCTCGTCCCAGATATTCCAGGAGTCTTCTCGAGATAAGATTTGGAAAAAGAAACact CACCGTTTTACGAGATGGAGAAAAATTGTAATATAGAAATTGCTGCACAAATTGCTCGTGTCTCATCCTCCTCAAATG ATGCAGCTCGTGACCATTATCAACTAGAAGGATTGATAGAGAGCCCTTCAGTGGATGCTGACGGGGACTGTTTCTCACCGATGCTTTTGAATGCTACTTCTGTCAATATAGAGGTTTACTACAACAAAGCGGTGAACTACACATTGATGGTCACATTT ATATCTTTTCTGCAAGTGCTCCTTCTGATTCGACAAATGGAACATAGCAACACCCAATCA GGAGCTGCGAAAGTTTCAATTCTGATGATTGGACAACAGGCTATCATGGATGCTTATCTTTGTCTTTTGCATCTGACCGCAGGGATACTTGTTG AATCCCTTTTCAATGCTTTTGCAACTGCTGCATTCTTCAAGTTTGTTGTGTTCTCGATCTTTGAGATGAGATATCTACTTGCTATATGGAAGGCAAATAGGCCCATGAATAGCGTAGAGGGTTGGGAAGCAATGAGGCGTGAATTGTCAGTACTTTACAGCCGTTTCT ATGGGATCCTTTTAGGCGGACTGTTGTTCATGTATGAGTTTCACAAGTTTCTGCGCCCTATTCTTCTACTTTTACACTCATTCTGGTTACCTCAAATTGTAACTAATGTCATTCGTGACTCAAGAAAACCATTGCACCCTCATTACATCTTGGGAATGACTATTACGCGTTTGGCAATTCCATTATATGTCTTTGGCTGTCCTCACAATTTCATGCGTATAGAGCCTGATAAGAATTGGTGCATCTGCTTGGGAGTTTTTATTGTGCTGCAGGCATCAATTCTTCTGTTGCAGCATTACCTTGGATCTCGGTGGTTCATTCCACGTCAG ATTTTACCTGAGAAGTATAactattatagaaggtttgatCAGGGTGCAAATCACGCCACTGACTGTGTTATTTGCATGACTGCTATTGATCATACTCAACGCTCAAATAATTGCATG GTGACACCTTGTGATCATTTCTTTCACTCTGGTTGTTTGCAAAGATGGATGGACATAAAGATGGAGTGTCCAA
- the LOC101267382 gene encoding transmembrane E3 ubiquitin-protein ligase FLY1-like isoform X2: protein MKILLDNSVNEWLLVRKDENELGPFSAWNITGTYRGSWRFLDSTNSSSRFPDFRKSNGNSVLELISNPTKITGVHYIQGAIIFHDVFDNEHGVGAAQIRVEGVYIWPFRQLRMVAYSGKDGEFGQEDDYLLSNPYHLLGVFSSQIFQESSRDKIWKKKHSPFYEMEKNCNIEIAAQIARVSSSSNDAARDHYQLEGLIESPSVDADGDCFSPMLLNATSVNIEVYYNKAVNYTLMVTFISFLQVLLLIRQMEHSNTQSGAAKVSILMIGQQAIMDAYLCLLHLTAGILVESLFNAFATAAFFKFVVFSIFEMRYLLAIWKANRPMNSVEGWEAMRRELSVLYSRFYGILLGGLLFMYEFHKFLRPILLLLHSFWLPQIVTNVIRDSRKPLHPHYILGMTITRLAIPLYVFGCPHNFMRIEPDKNWCICLGVFIVLQASILLLQHYLGSRWFIPRQILPEKYNYYRRFDQGANHATDCVICMTAIDHTQRSNNCMVTPCDHFFHSGCLQRWMDIKMECPTCRRPLPPA from the exons ATGAAAATATTACTGGATAATTCAGTAAATGAG TGGCTTCTGGTAAGAAAGGATGAGAATGAATTGGGGCCTTTTTCTGCTTGGAATATAACAGGAACTTACAGAG GGTCTTGGAGGTTCCTAGATTCAACAAATAGCTCTTCCAGGTTTCCTGATTTTAGGAAGTCCAATGGCAACTCGGTCCTTGAATTGATAAGTAATCCAACAAAAATAACTGGTGTACATTATATTCAG GGTGCAATAATTTTCCATGATGTGTTTGACAATGAACATGGAGTTGGTGCTGCACAAATAAGGGTAGAAGGTGTATATATATGGCCATTTAGACAACTTCGAATGGTAGCTTACAG TGGCAAAGATGGTGAGTTTGGACAGGAAGACGATTATCTATTATCAAATCCATATCACTTG CTTGGAGTTTTCTCGTCCCAGATATTCCAGGAGTCTTCTCGAGATAAGATTTGGAAAAAGAAACact CACCGTTTTACGAGATGGAGAAAAATTGTAATATAGAAATTGCTGCACAAATTGCTCGTGTCTCATCCTCCTCAAATG ATGCAGCTCGTGACCATTATCAACTAGAAGGATTGATAGAGAGCCCTTCAGTGGATGCTGACGGGGACTGTTTCTCACCGATGCTTTTGAATGCTACTTCTGTCAATATAGAGGTTTACTACAACAAAGCGGTGAACTACACATTGATGGTCACATTT ATATCTTTTCTGCAAGTGCTCCTTCTGATTCGACAAATGGAACATAGCAACACCCAATCA GGAGCTGCGAAAGTTTCAATTCTGATGATTGGACAACAGGCTATCATGGATGCTTATCTTTGTCTTTTGCATCTGACCGCAGGGATACTTGTTG AATCCCTTTTCAATGCTTTTGCAACTGCTGCATTCTTCAAGTTTGTTGTGTTCTCGATCTTTGAGATGAGATATCTACTTGCTATATGGAAGGCAAATAGGCCCATGAATAGCGTAGAGGGTTGGGAAGCAATGAGGCGTGAATTGTCAGTACTTTACAGCCGTTTCT ATGGGATCCTTTTAGGCGGACTGTTGTTCATGTATGAGTTTCACAAGTTTCTGCGCCCTATTCTTCTACTTTTACACTCATTCTGGTTACCTCAAATTGTAACTAATGTCATTCGTGACTCAAGAAAACCATTGCACCCTCATTACATCTTGGGAATGACTATTACGCGTTTGGCAATTCCATTATATGTCTTTGGCTGTCCTCACAATTTCATGCGTATAGAGCCTGATAAGAATTGGTGCATCTGCTTGGGAGTTTTTATTGTGCTGCAGGCATCAATTCTTCTGTTGCAGCATTACCTTGGATCTCGGTGGTTCATTCCACGTCAG ATTTTACCTGAGAAGTATAactattatagaaggtttgatCAGGGTGCAAATCACGCCACTGACTGTGTTATTTGCATGACTGCTATTGATCATACTCAACGCTCAAATAATTGCATG GTGACACCTTGTGATCATTTCTTTCACTCTGGTTGTTTGCAAAGATGGATGGACATAAAGATGGAGTGTCCAA